DNA from Desulfarculus baarsii DSM 2075:
GGGGTTGACAACTTGTTCCAGATTATGCATATTCGCTGTGGCGCATTATTTGAATCCTGTCCGTTCATCTAATACAAGGAGTGTGAGAGTGGCCCTGACCAAGGATCATATCATCAGCGAGGTCTTCGAGCGCACTCAGCTCCCCAAGAGCCGTTCTCGCGAAGTTGTTGAAACCACGCTGGAAATCATCAAGAACAGCTTGGCTGACAGCGATGATTTACTGATCAGCGGTTTTGGCAAATTTCTGGTCAAGGACAAGCGCGCCCGTCGTGGCCGCAATCCGCAGACCAAGGCCGACATGAAACTTCGGGCCCGCAAGGTGGTGGTGTTCAAGACCTCCGGCGTCCTGCGCAAGCACCTCAACGGCGAAGAGGATTTGTCGGAACAACAATAAGCGCGCTCGTGCGTTGGCCCATCACCGGATCACCCGCCCACGCGGCCGTCTGGCTTTGCCCGTGGGCGGGTTTTTGGGCCGTGGCCGCCCAACCCTCTACCAAACCACCAGAAAAGCTTGCTCAAAGCCCGACGAGCGCAGGCTCGCCTCCAAGCTTTGGGCCTTGTTCAGATCCTGCTCCTTGCCCACCCGCACGCGGTAGAAGCGCTTATCGCCGTGGTCGTAGTTGACCACGTTGACCTCGCCGTATTTGGCGCGCAGGCTGGCGGCCAGACGCCAGGCGTTGCTTTCCTGTGTGAACGCGCCGACCTGCACGGTAAAGGGACCCCAAGGGGCGGAGGAGGGCGAGGGGATCTGGCCGCCGGGCAACTGGTCTTCACGATAGCCCAAAGCCAGGACTTCGACGCTGGCCGTGCCCGGGCCGATCATGTCGATCTCGCGGGCGGCGGCCTTGGAGAGGTCGATCACCCGATCGGAGACGAATGGCCCGCGGTCGTTGATGCGCACCACCGTGGATTTGCCGTTGGATGTGTTGGTCACCTGGACGTAGGTGCCAAACGGCAGCAGTTTGTGGGCGGCGGTCATGGACTCCATGTCGTAGATTTCGCCATTGGACGTGCGCTTGCCGTGAAACTGTCCGCCATACCACGAGGCCACGCCAGTTTCCTTGAAACCGTCGGCGTTGGGCAGTGGGTAGTATGTCTTGCCGAAAACGGTGTATGGCTTGGTGGTGACCCTGTCGGATGGCTTGGTCGGCGGCGGGACGCTGGGGGTCTTGGCGCAGCCTACGAGGGTCAACAGGGCCATGCCGACAAGGCATGCCACGATAATCGCTTTGGGCCAAACAATACCGTTGCGGTGCATCGTTCTTCTCGTTAATGTTGACGCCGATCGTTCGCCTTCTTACCATAGCGCAGTTTTGAAAAAATTCCAAACACGGCCGCCCCGTAAAACACAGGCAGGTAAAACGCCATGCAGTTTGGATTGGCCGATCTGGCCAACATGTGGTCCTGGTTGGAAAACCACCAATTGATTTTGGCGGCCGTGGCGATCGTTGGCGCGTTGGTCGCGGCCAAACTGGTGGACATCGCCTTCAGCAAGGCCTTCACCATCGCATCCAAGCGCACCCAGACCGACCTGGACGACAAGGTCCTCGACACCTTGCATCGCCCGATCCAAGTGGTGGTGCTGCTGATAGCGGGCGATCTGTTGGCCGACGCCCTGCTCAGGGACCACGCCCTGGCCACCAATCTGATTTCCAAGAGCATTTACACGCTGATAGTGGTGTTGTACACCTGGACGCTTTTGCAGATCAGCCGCACGGTTTTCAGGCATTTCACCTATTCGTCGCGGGTGAAGTCCGGCTGGCGGCAGCTTTTGCCGCTGTTCAACAACATCGCCACGCTGCTGATCATTTTGCACGGCGTTTACGTGTTGTTGTCGTTTTGGGGCATCAACGTCACGCCATTGATGGCCTCGGCCGGCATCGCCACGGCCGTGGTGGCCTTGGCCTCAAAGGACACGCTGGCCAACTTTTTCGGCGGCATCAGCATCTTTGTCGATCGGCCATACCAGATCGGCGATTATATAGTATTGGAGACGGGCGAGCGTGGGGAGGTCGTGGCCATAGGCATGCGTAGCACGCGCATCCTCACCCGCGACGACGTGCTGATCTCGGTGCCCAACTGGCCGGCCGATCGCGGCCGCGTCATGCACGAAATCAACAAGAACATCCACGCCGGGTTCAAGCGGGCTGGCATCGACATTCCTTATCCACAGCGCGTGGTTCATCTGCGGCCGGCGCCCGGGGCGTCGCTCGACGATGATGCCGGCGATTAGCGCTATTTCGCGGCGTTTCTGTGGTTGCATTTGCCGAGCCAGGTTCGCATAAGATATATTATGTAAACCAATCCGTGGACAGAGTTCTTTTGGCTTTGCGCGGTCGCCCGGGCCATGGCGGCATACCCCGGCCTTGAGCTTGACTTTGCCGCGCGGAACTGGTATCCCTTTCCAGCAAGAGCCGGCCAACCATCCACCAAGGGCAACAGCAGCATGATCACGCCCGCTTCCCGCCAAGCGCCGAAAATCTGCTACAACGCCGGGCATATCGCCAAGGGCATCGACGCCATTGCCCGTTCGGTGGTGGCCAAACGCCCCGACCCGGACGGCTTGGCCATTATTGGCATCCACACCGGCGGCGACATTTTACTGCGGCGCATCATCCAGGCCATCAGCCGGCGCATCGGCCGCCTGCCCGTGGTGGACGTGGGGCTTTTGGACATCAGCTTCTATCGCGACGACTGGAGCCGCCTGAGCCAAGCGCCCACCGTGCGGGCCACGATCATCCCCTTTGATATCGATGAGCGCCACATCCTGCTGGTCGATGACGTGATCTTCACTGGCCGCACCATCCGCGCCGGCCTGGAGGCCATTTTTTCGCTGGGCCGGCCGGCCTCGGTGGATTTGGCCGTGTTGGTCGACCGTGGCCACCGCGAACTGCCCATCCAGCCCAATTATGTGGGGCTGACCCTGCCCACCCAACTCCAGCAGTCGGTCAACGTGTTTTTGCATGAAGACCCGCAGGCCGACTATGCCTTGCTCGAAGACGCCAAATACAGCGTCTGAGCTTGGTTTGTTAGCGGTCCGAACTAGTGGGAACAATCTTCCCGCCAAGGCTGGGCCGGCAACATCTTCCACGCCGTCACGACCGCGATTCCTTTGATAACTTGATGTAATTGCAAGATATAATCTCCTTAAGCCTTTTGGCATGGCGCTTGCTATATCTTGGGGCAAGTGTGGAGGACCGCGATGCTCAAGGTAGATAACAACCTATTTTTCGCCAACGCGGTGACAGGCAAGGATCGCGCGGAGCAACCGGTTTCCGGCCAGGCGGCAAGCTTTGCTCAATATTTGCAAAGCGCGGTCGAGGAACAATCGTCCGTTCAGGCGGGCGATGTGTCTGGGCTGGATTGTCCGCCCTGTGACGACCGTGGCGACACTCGTGACGCCATTCTGGGCCTCGCTGGCGAGTTGCTGGAAAATATTGAATCTTTTGCCTCGGCCCTCGGTGATGTCAACCGATCGCTGAAGGATGTGGAGCCCATGGTGGGCCAGATGCAGACCCTGGCCGAGCGCCTGAACGCGCTGAACGACGATGGGGCGCTAACCGCGGATTCGGAGCTAAAGGGCCTTTTGTCCGACGTGATTTCCCAGGCCCAGGCCGAGGTCATGAAGTTCCGTCGCGGGGATTACGCCTGATGGCTAACGCCAACGGCGACGCAGCGCCGGAGCGCGAGGATATTTGCCAGGTCTTGGCGCGGATCGTGCGCGCCATCGAGGCGCTCAAGCCAGGCCAGGCGGAGCGAGTGCAGGATCCGCTCAGGCGGAACCTGCTGAAGAAAGCGTGAAAAAACGCCCGTTACGGGCTGAAATATCTTCTTCGGTCCCCTCCGAAGCAAGACGCGGGCGGCTGTAAAGGGTCCCCAACCAAATTTTGCGGTCGCCAACAACACACTCCCTATTGCGGGCAAGTCGACGGGCTTGCCCGCAAGCCTTTTATAGGCTTGTGAAGAAAACAAGACAACGCCGCGACAATATTTATATATTTTGGGCAAGTGCTTCCAGGGCGGCCAGGGTCGCCTCCGCGCCGCCGGGACCGTCAAGATCCAGGCGCAGGTGGGCGGCTGCTTCGTAGAGCGGCCGTCGGGCCGTGAAAAGCCGTTCCAAAGAACCATCGCCCAGGCCGATCACCGCCCGCGTGGGCAGATTGTCGACGCGGGCGGCGATGTTGGCCGGTTGGTCGTGCAGATAAACCACGTGGCCGATGGCCCGCAGATGGCCCATGGCCTTGGCCGAATAGACCGCGCTGCCGCCGGTGGCGACGACATGCCGGCGCAAGTCGGTCAGGCCAAGAATCGTCCTTTCTTCCAGCGCCTTGAACCCCTCTTCGCCCTTTTGCGCGACGATTTGTTGCAGGCCCATGCCGGCGCGTTTTTCCATCAATTCGTCCACGTCCAGAAACGTCCAGCCCAGCCGCGCCGCCAGTCGACGGCCCAGATAGCTTTTGCCCACCCCGGCCATGCCGATCAAGCAGATATTGGCCCGTGGCCCGTGAGCTGGCTCAGTCATTGTCCGTTCCCAACAGCGCCTTGATCCGCCGCCCCAGCAGGCTGTGACGCATGATCGGCTGGGCGTGCTCCACCGCCCGACGCAGCGCCGTGGCCGAACCAACCACCACCACCAGTTTTTTGCCCCTGGTCACCGCCGTGTACAGCAGCGGCCTGTTCAGCAGCACGAAATGCTCGTTGCCCAGGGCCAACACCACCGCCGGATATTCGCTGCCCTGGGATTTATGCACCGTCACCGCGTAGGCCAGGTTCAACTCGGCCGCTTCGGCCAGGCTGTAAGTCACAACCCGTCCGTCGATGGACACCGCCAGTCCTTCGTCGTCGGCTCGCAGCACCTGACCCATGTCGCCGTTGAAAACCTCCAACTCGTAGTTGTTGCGCGACTGCATCACCTTGTCGCCCACGCCCGGCCCCGGCCCCTGGCCGGCAGGGTTGAGGGCCTGACGCAGCAGGCGGTTGAGGTTGTGGCAGCCCATGGCCCCCTTGTGCATGGGGGCCAAGGTCTGGATGTCGTCAATGGGGTCGAAACCATACTTGTTGGGCAGGCGCTTGGCCACCAGGTCGCGGACGAGTTCGGCCGCCCGTTCGGGGTCGGGCTCTTCCAAGAAATAGAAATCAGCCTCCTGGCCTGGCGCGGGCAAAGTGGGCATCCGACCGCCCAGGATGCGGTGGGCGTTTTCGACGATCAGGCTGGCCCGGCCCTGGCGGAATATTTCCGTCAGCCGCCCTACCCTGGCCGCGCCGCTGTCGATGATCTGCCGAAAAAACAGCCCCGGCCCCACCGGCGGCAGTTGGTCGGCGTCGCCCACCAGGACCAAACAGGCCCCGTCGGCCGTGGCCGCCAGCAGATGGGCTCCCAGCCAGATGTCGATCATGCTGGCCTCGTCGACGATGATCAACTGGCCTTCCAATGGCCGATCGGCCCCGCGCAAAAAGCTGTTTTCCTTGGGGCTGAACTCCAAGAGCCGGTGCAGGGTCTGGGCCGGGCGACCGCTGGCCTCGGCCAGGCGTCGGGCCGCTCGCCCGGTGGGCGCGGCCAGGGCCACGTTTTGGCCCATGCGCTGGGCGATGTTGATCAGCGCCCGCACCAGGGTGGTCTTGCCCGTGCCCGGCCCGCCGGTCAGCACGGCCAGAGGCGCGGCCAACAGCGCCCGCAGGGCCTCGGCCTGGCCCGTCGACGGCTCGAAATGCAGGCTACGCCCGGCCCACTCCACGGCCTTGGCCACCCGCTCGGGCGCAAGCAGCCCCCGCCCCCGGCTCAGCCGGGCCACGCTTTGGGCCGCGCTTTGCTCCAAGGCCAACATGCCGGCCAGATAGACCGCCCGTGGGCCAAAGGCTTCCTCGACGACGATGCGGCGCTCTTGATGCAGTCGGGCGAAGGCCGGGCCCAGGGCGGCCTGGGGCAGGCCCAACAGGCCGGCGGCCTGGGGCATGAGTTCGTCGTATGGCAAAAAAACGTGGCCTTCGTCCCCGGCCTGGCGCAGGCTGTAGAGCAGCCCGGCGGCCACCCGCGAGGGGTGGTCGGCGGCCATGCCCAGGCGGCGGGCGATCT
Protein-coding regions in this window:
- a CDS encoding integration host factor subunit alpha codes for the protein MALTKDHIISEVFERTQLPKSRSREVVETTLEIIKNSLADSDDLLISGFGKFLVKDKRARRGRNPQTKADMKLRARKVVVFKTSGVLRKHLNGEEDLSEQQ
- a CDS encoding septal ring lytic transglycosylase RlpA family protein, whose product is MACLVGMALLTLVGCAKTPSVPPPTKPSDRVTTKPYTVFGKTYYPLPNADGFKETGVASWYGGQFHGKRTSNGEIYDMESMTAAHKLLPFGTYVQVTNTSNGKSTVVRINDRGPFVSDRVIDLSKAAAREIDMIGPGTASVEVLALGYREDQLPGGQIPSPSSAPWGPFTVQVGAFTQESNAWRLAASLRAKYGEVNVVNYDHGDKRFYRVRVGKEQDLNKAQSLEASLRSSGFEQAFLVVW
- a CDS encoding mechanosensitive ion channel family protein; this translates as MQFGLADLANMWSWLENHQLILAAVAIVGALVAAKLVDIAFSKAFTIASKRTQTDLDDKVLDTLHRPIQVVVLLIAGDLLADALLRDHALATNLISKSIYTLIVVLYTWTLLQISRTVFRHFTYSSRVKSGWRQLLPLFNNIATLLIILHGVYVLLSFWGINVTPLMASAGIATAVVALASKDTLANFFGGISIFVDRPYQIGDYIVLETGERGEVVAIGMRSTRILTRDDVLISVPNWPADRGRVMHEINKNIHAGFKRAGIDIPYPQRVVHLRPAPGASLDDDAGD
- the pyrR gene encoding bifunctional pyr operon transcriptional regulator/uracil phosphoribosyltransferase PyrR, with amino-acid sequence MITPASRQAPKICYNAGHIAKGIDAIARSVVAKRPDPDGLAIIGIHTGGDILLRRIIQAISRRIGRLPVVDVGLLDISFYRDDWSRLSQAPTVRATIIPFDIDERHILLVDDVIFTGRTIRAGLEAIFSLGRPASVDLAVLVDRGHRELPIQPNYVGLTLPTQLQQSVNVFLHEDPQADYALLEDAKYSV
- a CDS encoding shikimate kinase translates to MTEPAHGPRANICLIGMAGVGKSYLGRRLAARLGWTFLDVDELMEKRAGMGLQQIVAQKGEEGFKALEERTILGLTDLRRHVVATGGSAVYSAKAMGHLRAIGHVVYLHDQPANIAARVDNLPTRAVIGLGDGSLERLFTARRPLYEAAAHLRLDLDGPGGAEATLAALEALAQNI
- the recD2 gene encoding SF1B family DNA helicase RecD2, which codes for MSEQTNTTMRGRVERITFHNPENAYTVAKVAVAGQPGLMTLVGKMPGVAEGQEVEASGRLVLHAKFGQQLEVESCHLAQPGDAEGVRRYLASGLVKGVGPVMAGRIVDVLGEGAIEKIVNDPRSLTAVPGVGAKRAASIAQAVISQGMLREAMILLQGHGVGPGTVMRIHRRFGDQTLAVAQNEPHRLAAEVRGIGFATADQIARRLGMAADHPSRVAAGLLYSLRQAGDEGHVFLPYDELMPQAAGLLGLPQAALGPAFARLHQERRIVVEEAFGPRAVYLAGMLALEQSAAQSVARLSRGRGLLAPERVAKAVEWAGRSLHFEPSTGQAEALRALLAAPLAVLTGGPGTGKTTLVRALINIAQRMGQNVALAAPTGRAARRLAEASGRPAQTLHRLLEFSPKENSFLRGADRPLEGQLIIVDEASMIDIWLGAHLLAATADGACLVLVGDADQLPPVGPGLFFRQIIDSGAARVGRLTEIFRQGRASLIVENAHRILGGRMPTLPAPGQEADFYFLEEPDPERAAELVRDLVAKRLPNKYGFDPIDDIQTLAPMHKGAMGCHNLNRLLRQALNPAGQGPGPGVGDKVMQSRNNYELEVFNGDMGQVLRADDEGLAVSIDGRVVTYSLAEAAELNLAYAVTVHKSQGSEYPAVVLALGNEHFVLLNRPLLYTAVTRGKKLVVVVGSATALRRAVEHAQPIMRHSLLGRRIKALLGTDND